Part of the Rhipicephalus sanguineus isolate Rsan-2018 chromosome 5, BIME_Rsan_1.4, whole genome shotgun sequence genome is shown below.
CGGTCTACACCTCTATTGGCcgtgagatcgagcggagtcgccgcctggcggctactcgctgaagcgcgcctagtgtggattgctccatgcgtcgtctgctagccccgatgtgtttgtatgtgcgcgtacgtcatgcagggccccaaaaggcggtttgtttcgttgcgttggtgcaactttaaccgctcgtacgtatgcctaacacgatgtaaagaagcatttgaccttgatcggctgtatatgtactgtaataagatcagtgagtgcacttgtcgagagtgctgtgtgtggtcgtcgtaccgtccgttcacgagagtcatatcagtgtaggtgccgctctgtggttcaagctcattgcaaagtgcactcgacgttgtcctgaagatgagaagtattaaatctcatgtgaatatagccttttagcggctcgttggttaaaaaaaaaaggctctcatgcacttgcgcgttgtggttaggtgtataacttcgggactgtcgtttataggttacgcgacgaggtttagttgtgtacggtcctagtcccactacagagaaatatttctgttaagtcacgtctgacactttgTTACATCGTTTTGTCGATCCCTGCGCGTTGGCGCAAGCGAAGTAGACACAAGCTGACAAGCTCGTAGAATGGGCGTTTCTTTTCAGTGTACGTTGCAAATATAAAGACAAAGTAAAGAGGGAAAGGGAAACAAGGTAAGTGAAACAAGAGATAGAAGCTTTGGCTATAACTGAGCCAAGAACTGATAAGTGTTACACTTCAGTTACAACACTTCTCCATCAATAATACTGGAGACGCTGCACAGGTTTCCGCTGTCGTGTTGAGCGCCGGAGTTGTGTGGTCACTGTAGGTTCCCTGTTCTTCTGCTTTTCCTGGTCTTGGGTTGGGGCTGATGACTGCAGCTGGTGTGGTGGCTCACGGAGTTCCGCCTTCACGCTTGGTCCTGATCCGGAAGTTTCTTGCGTAGTTCTCGAATTAGGCATACTCTCCCCTTCCCTGTCACGTTGGGGTTCAACCGAGTCTCTCCTTGTGTGAACTTGATCCACATGTCTCCGAACAAGGCCTTCTGGCGTCTCGACTGTCACCATCCTCGCTCCGTCGGCCGACTGTACCGTGCCGGTCTTCCACTTTTCACCCTTGCCAAAGTTGCGGATGTAAACATTCGCGTCCGGTGCCAGGGTCCACTCATCTGATTCACCTGATCTTCCTGCAATCAAGGGAGGAAAGCACGTGTCCAGACGAGACCGAATTTGGTATCCCAGCAGAAGCTCCGAAGGAGAATTGCCCGATGCGAGGGGTGTTCTCCGGTAATTGAAGAGTAGTCTGCAAAGGCAATCTTCTAATCGGCCCTGGTTaatcttcttcagcccatctttcaCGGTTCGAACAGCTCTCTCTGCAAGGCCATTCGACTGGGGATGAAACGCAGCCGTGCGCAGGTGAGTTACGTTGTTCTTATTCATGAAATCGGCAAACTCTTGACTAGTGAACTGCGTTCCATTATCTGAAACAAGGGTGCGCGGAATGCCGAACCTGCTGAACAAGCTGCGCAGGCAAGTGATAGTCGAAGATGTGGTCGCCTGCTTCATTGGTACGGCCTCGATCCATTTGCTGTGAGCATCTACAAGAACAAGGACATTCTTCCATTTATTGGCCCCGCGAAATCTGCATGTACTCTCGACCAGCTTTCCTGGCATGTCGGCCAGCTAACTGGCGGGGCAGATGCCGGCATGGGTCGATTTTGAATACAGCTTGTGCACCTCGCTGACACTTGTTC
Proteins encoded:
- the LOC125758685 gene encoding uncharacterized protein K02A2.6-like, which translates into the protein MPGKLVESTCRFRGANKWKNVLVLVDAHSKWIEAVPMKQATTSSTITCLRSLFSRFGIPRTLVSDNGTQFTSQEFADFMNKNNVTHLRTAAFHPQSNGLAERAVRTVKDGLKKINQGRLEDCLCRLLFNYRRTPLASGNSPSELLLGYQIRSRLDTCFPPLIAGRSGESDEWTLAPDANVYIRNFGKGEKWKTGTVQSADGARMVTVETPEGLVRRHVDQVHTRRDSVEPQRDREGESMPNSRTTQETSGSGPSVKAELREPPHQLQSSAPTQDQEKQKNREPTVTTQLRRSTRQRKPVQRLQYY